One window of Candidatus Sysuiplasma acidicola genomic DNA carries:
- a CDS encoding CoA-binding protein gives MDESTIDGIFTKHRTVSVVGLSKDQSKDSYKVAKFLLDRGFTIVPVNPTATEILGLKAYPSITHLPDEIKSQLDIVDIFRPSADVPPIVDEAIEMKKKFGTPHVIWMQLGIRDDNAAARAESEGIVVVMNRCMMIEGASRKDMLNFRL, from the coding sequence ATGGATGAAAGCACCATAGACGGAATTTTCACGAAGCACAGGACGGTCTCTGTTGTTGGTCTTTCGAAGGATCAGTCGAAGGACAGTTACAAAGTCGCTAAATTTCTCCTGGATCGGGGATTCACAATAGTGCCTGTGAATCCCACAGCAACCGAGATTTTGGGCTTGAAAGCTTATCCGTCCATAACACACCTGCCGGACGAAATCAAGTCACAGTTAGACATAGTTGACATATTCCGCCCCTCCGCCGATGTTCCGCCGATAGTTGACGAAGCGATTGAAATGAAGAAAAAGTTCGGAACGCCGCACGTGATATGGATGCAGCTTGGAATCCGCGATGATAATGCGGCGGCCAGAGCAGAATCTGAGGGCATCGTTGTTGTGATGAATAGATGCATGATGATAGAAGGTGCCAGCAGGAAGGATATGCTCAATTTCAGGTTGTAG